The genomic interval AAATTGAGTTGTCAAGGTTCTGTCGGAATTTCTCCCGAATATTTCCCTTGCCTGTCATCCCCGAATATTTCTATTCGTTTCGACAGAACGAATCACACTAGCGAACTGCAAACATAATTATCCGTCAAAATGTCTTTGACAGACTACTAGTGTTGCGGCCGCATCTTTAACAATCTGTGAGCGGTGATAAGGAGCGCCGTCCCAAATCAATGTCATGGGGTGATTTGGGAAATCGTTTTGATTGAATTGCGTAACCAACGATTTGCTTCATCTTGATCGCTCAATGCACTCCACAACATCGAAATCATCCACGGTTCTGTGGCAATTGGTAGTTCAAAGATAGTCAAAGTGCAGATCATTGCAAAGCGGAAAGCGATGCGGTAAGGAAGTGCTGCTACCAAGTCACTGGATGCGATCGCAAAAGGCAAGACCAACATATGCGGCGTGGTTAGTGCAATGCGACGTTCTAAATTCTGCTCATTTAACGCTTTATCAATTTCGCCAATGGTATCTCGTCGCAAGGTGGTGAGGGCATGGGAAAAGGCCATGAATGCTTCTAAACTCATCTTTCCATTCCTAATCCCTGGGTGTCCTTGACGGCCAATTCCCACAAATCGTTCTTCAAAAATGGGTTCCCATAGGGTTTGCCGAGGTGGCTTCGGGAAAACGCCTAGTGCAATATCAATCACTCCCTGTTCAAACAAATCTCCAACACTGTCTTTTTCAAATCCAATCATTTGAAAGTTGAGAAACGGAGCGTTTTGATGGCTAAACTCCATTAGCGGTGGCACTAACACAAAGCTTGTGTAATCTGAACTACCAATGGCAAATGTGCGCTCGCTGGAGGTTGGCTCAAATGTCTGATTGGATGTCATGGTTTGACGAATCTGTTGCAATGCTGCCAATATCCCTGGTGCAAGTGCCTGAGCTTTGAGAGTTGGCTGCATTTGCCGTCCTAACCGCACAAATAACTCATCTTCAAACAAGATGCGTAAACGGTTGAGTGATGCACTCATAGCAGGTTGTCCAATCTGAAGTTGTTCAGCGGCTTTAGTCACACTGCGCTGCTCCAGTAAGGCTGCAAACGCAACCAACAGATTGAGGTCAATTGCTCCTAAATTTATTGATTTCATTAATAGTATTTATCTTAAATATCATCTTGTTCACTAGTTTAAGACTTGCTACGGTGACGGTATTACAAATTTAAACCGTATTTCTTGAAAAATATGATGCAGAAAATAGCAGTAATTACTGGCAGTCACAAAGGATTAGGGTATGCGATCGCCCGTAAGTTAGCACAAAAAGATGATATTCAAGTTGTGCTGACAAGCCGTAAGGAACAAGATGGTCTTGCCGCCCAAAAACAACTCTTGAATGAAAATATTCAAGTAGATTATCATTCCCTGGATGTGACAAGTGATTTAAGTGTGCAGCAGTTTACCGCCTGGTTGCAACAAACCTATGGCAGAGCCGATATTTTGGTCAACAATGCGGGTGTCAATCCCACCATGCAGCCAGAAGAATCTAGCTTGCTCACAGTACAAATCGAAATGATGCTATCAACATTTACCACCAATGTTCTAGCAGTTGCTCGCATCACCCAAGCTTTATTGCCATTGATGCAAGCGCAGAACTACGGGCGGATTGTCAACGTTTCTACTGAAATGGCTTCTCTCTCTTCGATGGGTAGCGATTACTATCCATTAGCTCCTTCATACCGCCTCTCCAAGATAGGGCTAAATGGGTTGACTGCAATCTTGGCAAAAGAACTTCAGGGTACAAATATTTTAGTCAATGCTTACTCTCCAGGCTGGATGCAAACCGATATGGGAGGTGCCAATGCACCATTCACAGCAGACGAAGGAGCAGAAACCGCCGTGTATCTAGCAACATTGCCAGAGAAAGGCGCACAGGGCAAATTTTTTGCTGAAATGCGGAAGTTTGGGGGGGCGATCGCACTGCCTTGGTAAGCTGTTAAACCTTTAAGTTGCACATTGAGACACATAGGGGAGAAAGATTAACGCTTTTTCTCCAAAATCAAAAATATGCAGCTTAATCTGATAATTTGGAACAACTGTTTGCTGACGATGCTTATCTGTTCTCACCCCAAATAAAAAAGTAAGTAGTCATACTAAAACTAACAACAATCACAAATATCCGCACAAAGCGAGGGTCTAAATTTCGAGCATAATGAGCGCATAAATAACCACCAAGAGAACCACCCACAGCCATTAAAATAGCCTGATGCCAAGCAATTAAACCAGCGAACATAAAAGGAAAAATAGCAATACCATTGATACAACTACCAAGAAAAGATTTAAAAGCATTCATAGTGTGAATATTTTTAATACCTAAAAAGCTTAAAGTTGCTAACATTAAAATTACTAAACCTGCACCAAAGAAACCACCATAGATAGATATTGCTAATTGAGCAATCACGAGAATTAATAAAGGTGGAGATTCTGATGATGATTTCTTGCTTTGAAATTGTAGCCACATTTTTAGGGGTTCGCTAAATGTAAATATCAGCGTTGCTGAAAGTAACAGATAAGGAAGTAGCTGTTTAAACATATCCGCTGATGTATATAGCAAAATAACAGAGCCAATTCCTCCACCAATTAAACTGGTAACACATAGTATCAAAAGCTGTCGTCGCGGGATGAGCAAATTGTAACGATATGCTCCTGCACTTGCCATAGCTGCAATCCATAAAGCAGTATTATTTGGATTCAGCCTACACCGATTACACCATTGAAGATGACTTGGAACAAACTAGTCAAATTAGTTTGAAAGTGATGCGGAAAAAGAAATCCACTTTAGTTGATTTAGGTGATGCCGTAGCTGATGAACTTTCTCTCCCTTTTGATGATATTTCATTAGAAATGATTTATCGTGGTCTTTATCATTTTACTATGGCTCATCAAAAAAGTAAGGCAACTGACCCTGTTCAGTATTTTGCTAACCCTCACAATCGAGATTTAGGTATTATCAAACAGAAGCGAAAACCAAATATTAAGTTAATTGTCTCTCCTTTTCCTGACCTTCAACGTGGGTCTGACCAATTCTTTTTCCATCATCCCCCAAAAGCCTCTTGACAAAATACTTTCAGCCTTAACTTGTCACCAATGGATCGCACTCAACTCTACACCAGAAATGCGTTAGCGAAGCGCACCGTAGGTATCGCTCTTAACTCTACATCAATAATGCGTTAGCGAAGCGCACCGTAGGTATCGCTCTTACTCTACATCAATAAATGCACTTACTTCCATTTATTGTTAAACTAGGAATATAACTTGAAAATATCAAACACAATGTCCAATCATTCTTCAGTTATAAGTGTGTCTCCTGAAATTATGAGTGGTACTCCTGTTTTTACTGGGACAAGAGTTCCTATACAAACACTTTTAGATTATTTGACAGCAGGAGATTCAATAGATTATTTTTTAGATGGTTTTCCCACGGTTACTAGAGAGCAAGTAATTACATTTCTAGAGGAAGCAGGAAAACAAATGATTAGTCAGGTAGCTTAGGATGAAACTGTATCTATTCGGTTTGGTTCAATGAAATATTAGCCTGGTTAGCACTAGAAAACTGATTTTCTTTCATAACTCTCATTAAAAACCGTAGTGCTTCATTCACTGCTTCAGCATTAGGAAACATCTCCGCAACATCAGCTTCTAACTTAACTGTTACCTC from Anabaena sphaerica FACHB-251 carries:
- a CDS encoding DUF433 domain-containing protein produces the protein MSNHSSVISVSPEIMSGTPVFTGTRVPIQTLLDYLTAGDSIDYFLDGFPTVTREQVITFLEEAGKQMISQVA
- a CDS encoding sulfite exporter TauE/SafE family protein, translating into MASAGAYRYNLLIPRRQLLILCVTSLIGGGIGSVILLYTSADMFKQLLPYLLLSATLIFTFSEPLKMWLQFQSKKSSSESPPLLILVIAQLAISIYGGFFGAGLVILMLATLSFLGIKNIHTMNAFKSFLGSCINGIAIFPFMFAGLIAWHQAILMAVGGSLGGYLCAHYARNLDPRFVRIFVIVVSFSMTTYFFIWGENR
- a CDS encoding SDR family oxidoreductase, producing MMQKIAVITGSHKGLGYAIARKLAQKDDIQVVLTSRKEQDGLAAQKQLLNENIQVDYHSLDVTSDLSVQQFTAWLQQTYGRADILVNNAGVNPTMQPEESSLLTVQIEMMLSTFTTNVLAVARITQALLPLMQAQNYGRIVNVSTEMASLSSMGSDYYPLAPSYRLSKIGLNGLTAILAKELQGTNILVNAYSPGWMQTDMGGANAPFTADEGAETAVYLATLPEKGAQGKFFAEMRKFGGAIALPW
- a CDS encoding LysR family transcriptional regulator yields the protein MKSINLGAIDLNLLVAFAALLEQRSVTKAAEQLQIGQPAMSASLNRLRILFEDELFVRLGRQMQPTLKAQALAPGILAALQQIRQTMTSNQTFEPTSSERTFAIGSSDYTSFVLVPPLMEFSHQNAPFLNFQMIGFEKDSVGDLFEQGVIDIALGVFPKPPRQTLWEPIFEERFVGIGRQGHPGIRNGKMSLEAFMAFSHALTTLRRDTIGEIDKALNEQNLERRIALTTPHMLVLPFAIASSDLVAALPYRIAFRFAMICTLTIFELPIATEPWMISMLWSALSDQDEANRWLRNSIKTISQITP